A window of the Isosphaera pallida ATCC 43644 genome harbors these coding sequences:
- a CDS encoding DUF6580 family putative transport protein, translating into MTSDADTTTGWKEGPSRALALGLGLGLIALGVASRLLPHPPNFTPAASIALYAGFLFAHRWAAALTVGAMMLISDLVIGFAEPVITLSVYAMLILPASLRPVLRRSAQTGRWRAWGIPGPPTLAAAAVGCSLAFYAVTNFAVWTVWYDPTLAGLIACYVNALPFLKWTLLGDLVWTGTLFASHALALRLVGARVRDAIAS; encoded by the coding sequence ATGACATCGGATGCCGACACGACGACAGGTTGGAAGGAAGGTCCCTCGCGGGCCTTGGCGCTGGGTCTAGGGCTGGGTTTGATCGCGTTGGGGGTTGCCTCCCGTTTGCTGCCGCATCCGCCCAATTTCACCCCAGCCGCCTCGATCGCGCTTTACGCCGGCTTTCTGTTCGCTCATCGCTGGGCCGCTGCGTTGACGGTGGGGGCGATGATGTTGATTTCCGACCTGGTGATTGGTTTCGCCGAACCGGTGATCACCCTGTCGGTCTACGCGATGCTGATCCTGCCAGCGTCGCTGAGGCCCGTGTTGAGACGTTCGGCCCAAACAGGCCGCTGGCGAGCTTGGGGAATCCCCGGCCCTCCGACCCTCGCAGCCGCGGCGGTCGGCTGCTCCCTGGCGTTTTATGCCGTCACCAACTTCGCGGTGTGGACCGTCTGGTACGACCCCACCCTCGCGGGTCTGATCGCCTGCTATGTCAACGCCCTGCCCTTCCTCAAATGGACCCTTCTGGGCGACCTTGTGTGGACCGGAACCCTCTTCGCCAGCCACGCCTTAGCCCTTCGCCTCGTCGGAGCGCGGGTGCGCGACGCGATTGCAAGCTGA
- a CDS encoding NUDIX domain-containing protein, whose translation MRDPIPTWYFVLVVVRRGDQFLVVQERKHDQTWYLPAGRVEPGETLAEAAVRETREESGVEIELEGLLAIDHTPSLWGGSRLRVIYLARPKDDRPPKAVPDQHSLRARWVNLEELDGLPLRSDEVKVWFQWVAGGGPVHSLELIRSEGLV comes from the coding sequence ATGCGCGATCCGATCCCAACCTGGTATTTCGTTTTAGTGGTGGTGAGGCGGGGCGATCAGTTTCTCGTTGTCCAGGAACGTAAACATGATCAAACCTGGTATTTACCCGCAGGTCGGGTCGAACCAGGCGAGACGCTGGCCGAGGCGGCTGTGCGCGAGACCAGGGAAGAGTCGGGGGTGGAGATTGAACTGGAGGGGCTGTTGGCGATCGACCACACCCCCTCTTTGTGGGGCGGCAGCCGGTTGCGGGTGATCTATCTGGCCCGGCCCAAGGATGATCGTCCGCCCAAGGCGGTTCCAGACCAGCACAGCCTGAGAGCCCGCTGGGTGAATCTGGAGGAGTTGGATGGACTGCCGTTGCGCAGCGATGAGGTCAAGGTCTGGTTCCAGTGGGTTGCCGGCGGTGGCCCGGTCCATTCCCTGGAGTTGATCCGCTCGGAAGGTCTCGTCTGA
- a CDS encoding phospho-sugar mutase: MSTSSSVAFSVSELLAQVDRAQAEGALSEAAATRIRQWLVEEPFIPYRERLAEEITAGRWTELDNAYYTVLEFGTGGRRGRMYPVGVNVLNERTIAESAQGLADHVVALKGTNAPRSCAIAFDTRHHSAEFALICARVMAAAGFTVYLVSQPRSTPLLSFAVRHLGCDAGIMITASHNPPADNGFKCYAATGGQVVPPDDKRIIELVNAASTRVIPLAEADDPRIRRVGLELDEAYLQAVLSQSVGTARDLTIVYTPMHGVGDSAVGEALRRAGFTRVEVLESQRAPDGDFPNVPGHIANPEIPRTLDAAIAEAKRIGADLVLASDPDADRIGVGLPIPGDPQGAWTTLTGNQIGALLTAFVLEKTREAGRLKPEQTIVTTLVSTGMARALADRFGVRTEDNLLVGFKWIAVTIDRIGPDNLLFAFEESHGYQKGGHVRDKDAATASLLFAELAADLKAKGSHVLEYLNELYRQVGHYGETQINKVMEGRAGAQAIRNLMTAFRNDPPRSVGGLQVVEVADYHAHEIRPIRDGGPARPLPEPSGDLLIFHLDAPGVRFAVRPSGTEPKIKFYLFARSEVQGDWPQALAAAKERTASLLAAMGRDLDAYVAQAVRDE; the protein is encoded by the coding sequence ATGTCCACCTCCTCTTCTGTTGCCTTTTCCGTTTCCGAGTTGTTAGCGCAGGTGGATCGCGCCCAGGCCGAGGGCGCGTTGTCGGAAGCCGCGGCGACGCGGATTCGTCAATGGCTGGTTGAGGAGCCGTTCATCCCTTATCGCGAACGCTTGGCCGAGGAGATTACAGCCGGTCGTTGGACCGAGTTGGACAACGCCTATTACACCGTGTTAGAGTTTGGCACCGGGGGCCGTCGCGGTCGAATGTATCCGGTGGGGGTCAACGTTCTCAACGAGCGGACCATCGCCGAAAGTGCCCAGGGATTGGCCGACCATGTCGTTGCGCTCAAGGGGACCAACGCCCCACGGTCGTGCGCCATCGCGTTCGACACCCGGCACCATTCCGCCGAGTTCGCCCTGATCTGCGCCCGGGTGATGGCGGCGGCGGGGTTTACGGTTTATCTCGTGTCGCAGCCGCGTTCGACCCCGTTGCTATCGTTCGCGGTGCGTCATTTGGGGTGCGACGCCGGCATCATGATCACCGCGTCGCACAACCCGCCGGCTGACAATGGGTTCAAGTGCTACGCCGCCACCGGCGGCCAAGTGGTGCCGCCCGACGACAAGCGGATCATCGAACTGGTCAACGCCGCCTCCACCCGGGTTATCCCACTGGCCGAGGCCGACGACCCAAGGATTCGCCGGGTCGGCCTCGAACTGGACGAGGCCTACCTCCAAGCGGTGCTGAGCCAGTCGGTCGGCACGGCCCGCGACCTGACGATCGTGTACACCCCGATGCACGGCGTGGGCGACTCGGCCGTGGGCGAAGCGTTGAGGCGGGCCGGGTTCACTCGGGTGGAGGTGTTGGAGTCACAACGCGCCCCCGACGGCGACTTCCCCAACGTGCCAGGTCACATCGCCAACCCGGAGATTCCCCGCACCCTCGACGCGGCCATCGCCGAAGCCAAACGGATCGGGGCTGATCTGGTGCTGGCCTCCGACCCCGACGCCGACCGCATCGGCGTGGGACTGCCGATCCCCGGCGACCCCCAGGGAGCCTGGACCACCCTCACCGGCAATCAAATCGGTGCGCTGCTTACGGCCTTCGTGCTGGAAAAGACCCGCGAGGCTGGCCGTCTCAAGCCCGAACAGACGATCGTCACGACGCTGGTTTCTACCGGCATGGCACGCGCTTTGGCTGATCGGTTCGGAGTCCGAACCGAGGACAACCTGCTGGTGGGATTCAAATGGATCGCCGTGACAATCGACCGGATCGGCCCAGACAACCTGCTGTTTGCCTTCGAGGAGTCACACGGTTATCAGAAAGGCGGGCATGTCCGCGACAAAGACGCCGCAACCGCCTCGCTGCTATTCGCCGAACTCGCCGCTGACCTTAAGGCTAAAGGGAGTCACGTCCTTGAATACTTGAACGAGTTGTACCGTCAGGTCGGCCATTACGGCGAAACTCAAATCAACAAGGTGATGGAGGGACGCGCCGGAGCGCAGGCCATTAGGAACCTGATGACAGCTTTTCGCAACGATCCCCCCCGGTCCGTGGGCGGCCTTCAGGTCGTCGAGGTGGCCGATTATCACGCCCACGAGATTCGTCCGATCCGCGATGGCGGTCCGGCCCGCCCACTGCCCGAACCGTCCGGCGACTTGTTGATCTTCCATCTGGACGCGCCCGGAGTTCGCTTTGCGGTGCGGCCTTCGGGCACTGAACCGAAGATCAAGTTTTATCTCTTCGCACGTTCGGAGGTCCAAGGAGATTGGCCCCAGGCCTTGGCCGCGGCCAAAGAACGCACCGCCTCGCTGCTGGCAGCGATGGGGCGCGATTTGGACGCCTACGTCGCCCAGGCGGTTCGGGATGAGTGA
- a CDS encoding autorepressor SdpR family transcription factor: MFKALADPTRREILRLLAQRDMTAGELADHFAMTKPTVSHHFAVLKRAELVTHRKRAQQVVYSLNTTVAQELLAWIYDLFKVGNPPQTAGMSNEATRGDETGIPASSTTFNQEE, translated from the coding sequence GTGTTCAAAGCTCTGGCGGACCCCACGCGGCGAGAGATTTTGCGTCTCCTGGCGCAACGGGACATGACGGCCGGTGAGTTGGCCGACCATTTCGCCATGACCAAGCCGACGGTCTCGCACCACTTCGCGGTCCTCAAGAGGGCCGAGTTGGTGACTCACCGCAAGCGAGCGCAGCAAGTGGTTTATTCGCTCAACACCACGGTGGCGCAGGAACTTCTAGCCTGGATTTACGACCTGTTCAAAGTGGGAAACCCACCACAAACCGCCGGGATGTCCAACGAAGCGACGCGCGGAGATGAAACTGGGATTCCTGCGTCCTCGACGACCTTCAATCAAGAGGAGTGA
- a CDS encoding MBL fold metallo-hydrolase, whose product MPAPPLRLLPLGVGEAFTRLYYTFGLAVEYDGRWLLIDCPHPIRKMIHEAGQAAGLPFDLEQVEAVLITHLHADHVSGVEDFGFFNYFALGRRARVVIHPELAGPLWDDLLAAGMGRMRFQAGEPFEPIDRERYFETIPLEPGQRLTLGPFEVESHPTTHSLPCQGYRVTAAGRTLAVSGDTAFDPVLLAWLTCNAHLIVHEVTTHDPPGMHTHLTQLAALPSELRERLRLVHYPDDYDLDASPIRPLRQGVVELV is encoded by the coding sequence ATGCCCGCGCCTCCGCTTCGGTTGCTTCCCCTGGGGGTTGGGGAGGCGTTTACCCGTTTGTACTACACCTTCGGCCTGGCGGTTGAATACGACGGGCGTTGGCTCCTGATCGACTGTCCGCATCCGATCCGCAAGATGATCCACGAGGCGGGACAAGCCGCTGGACTGCCCTTCGACCTGGAGCAAGTCGAGGCCGTGCTGATCACGCATCTTCACGCTGATCATGTAAGCGGGGTCGAAGATTTCGGATTCTTCAACTATTTCGCGCTGGGACGCCGCGCCCGGGTGGTGATTCACCCCGAGTTAGCCGGTCCACTCTGGGACGACCTGCTGGCCGCGGGCATGGGCCGGATGCGCTTCCAGGCTGGCGAACCGTTTGAACCGATCGACCGCGAACGCTACTTCGAGACCATTCCGCTGGAGCCGGGACAACGACTGACCTTGGGACCCTTCGAGGTGGAGAGCCATCCAACGACCCACTCGCTGCCCTGTCAGGGCTACCGCGTCACCGCCGCCGGGCGCACCCTGGCGGTCAGCGGCGACACCGCCTTCGACCCCGTTTTGCTCGCCTGGTTGACCTGCAACGCCCATCTGATCGTCCACGAAGTCACCACCCACGACCCGCCCGGAATGCACACCCACCTCACCCAACTGGCCGCCCTGCCCAGCGAACTCCGCGAACGACTCCGTCTCGTTCACTACCCCGACGACTACGACCTGGACGCCTCGCCCATTCGCCCCCTCCGTCAAGGCGTCGTCGAATTGGTCTAA
- a CDS encoding SdpI family protein, whose translation MSVDHEFDLLNASESSVRASRRVTKELKVWGGSLAVLAATWISAGVGYLVAPEMVPIHWNIHGQADGFGSPAALFLTPAIATAMLGVFAVMPWISPRPFQVNDFRSTFLDVVGLMTGLFAAIHALILAATFEAPIDVGRWLVGVMMVFFILIGNILGRVRRNFYIGIRTPWTIANERVWNDTHRFGGKVFVLTGVVGLGAILLGAPVWGIFVMALIAALGPVVYSFARYRQLERLGELDGDHAAA comes from the coding sequence ATGTCCGTGGATCATGAATTCGACCTATTGAACGCGTCGGAGTCATCCGTGCGGGCGTCGCGTCGGGTCACCAAGGAACTGAAGGTGTGGGGCGGGAGTCTCGCGGTCCTCGCGGCGACTTGGATCAGCGCGGGGGTGGGTTATTTGGTCGCTCCCGAGATGGTGCCGATTCACTGGAACATTCACGGCCAGGCGGATGGATTTGGCTCCCCGGCTGCGCTCTTTCTAACGCCGGCGATCGCCACGGCGATGCTTGGGGTGTTCGCGGTGATGCCCTGGATCTCGCCGCGACCGTTTCAGGTCAACGACTTCCGTTCGACCTTCTTGGATGTGGTGGGGCTGATGACCGGATTGTTCGCGGCAATCCACGCCCTGATTTTGGCCGCTACCTTCGAGGCACCCATCGACGTGGGACGATGGCTTGTCGGGGTGATGATGGTGTTTTTCATCCTGATCGGCAACATCCTGGGGCGGGTCCGGCGCAACTTTTACATCGGCATCCGCACTCCCTGGACGATCGCCAACGAGCGAGTCTGGAACGACACCCACCGTTTTGGCGGCAAGGTGTTCGTGTTGACCGGCGTGGTCGGCCTGGGGGCGATTCTGCTGGGGGCTCCGGTGTGGGGCATCTTCGTCATGGCCCTGATCGCCGCGCTGGGGCCGGTGGTGTACTCCTTCGCCCGCTATCGCCAGCTGGAGCGGTTGGGGGAACTCGATGGCGATCACGCGGCAGCGTGA
- a CDS encoding lactate racemase domain-containing protein, with the protein MSMSCSTPPGSSDVWPRPGFPEVLIPWGPGERLALRMPESWRLIDVTQPLLDDALASEEYEARLGRLLDDPASGWSETLATTPLGRVALVIDDPSRWTPVERALPVVLERLERAGVGDDSIDLVVAVGRHRPVDREAMVRRLGAELTDRLRWWSPPVDDPTAYDDLGTIDQDLPVRLFRPVVQADLRVLIGSTLPHLQAGFGGGWKLILPGCAHRSSLAAVHRRGIRPEDHPETLLGGDPDLNPMRQAITRAMTLLPGKTFSIGHVLGVPGQILRVEAGCPDEVQRRLAHEARRRFQAPFRPPAEVVVVGNSPWPGDPLQSFKALIHHRAACRPGGALVGLFWASPDELDRSLDRRSLRRLGRGGRPAAWLIRHGLGLADRLASIWKLRPAFMIHWARELVVDRAVFVYCPLLHQVVGPHLGPVRLFDNLEALWNAVEVHLDQAGSHFRSAVRGGVRVRVFPQGGLTYCRPSSIV; encoded by the coding sequence ATGTCCATGAGTTGCTCCACGCCGCCAGGCTCGTCCGACGTTTGGCCCCGACCGGGATTCCCGGAGGTCTTGATCCCCTGGGGACCGGGTGAGCGGTTGGCCTTGCGGATGCCTGAATCGTGGCGTCTGATCGACGTCACCCAACCCCTTCTGGACGACGCATTGGCGAGTGAGGAGTACGAAGCGCGGCTGGGCCGTCTTTTGGACGATCCGGCCTCGGGCTGGAGCGAGACCCTGGCCACCACGCCGTTGGGTCGGGTGGCGTTGGTGATCGACGACCCGTCGCGCTGGACCCCGGTAGAACGCGCCTTGCCAGTGGTTCTGGAACGTCTGGAGCGGGCCGGGGTGGGCGACGACTCGATCGACTTGGTGGTGGCGGTGGGCCGTCACCGTCCGGTGGACCGCGAGGCAATGGTTCGGCGTCTCGGCGCGGAGTTAACCGATCGCCTGAGATGGTGGAGTCCCCCGGTGGACGACCCAACGGCCTACGACGACCTAGGAACCATCGACCAGGACTTGCCGGTGCGGCTTTTCCGTCCGGTGGTCCAAGCGGATTTGCGGGTGTTGATCGGATCCACCCTGCCGCACCTTCAGGCCGGTTTCGGCGGGGGTTGGAAGCTGATTTTGCCCGGTTGCGCCCACCGCTCCAGCCTGGCGGCGGTCCATCGCCGGGGGATTCGCCCCGAGGATCACCCCGAGACCCTGCTAGGAGGCGACCCTGACCTCAACCCGATGCGCCAAGCGATCACCCGGGCGATGACTTTGCTTCCGGGCAAAACCTTTTCGATTGGTCATGTGTTGGGCGTGCCCGGCCAGATTCTCCGCGTCGAGGCCGGCTGCCCCGACGAGGTGCAGCGGCGTTTGGCCCACGAGGCTCGACGACGGTTCCAAGCCCCCTTTCGTCCCCCTGCTGAAGTGGTCGTGGTGGGCAACTCCCCCTGGCCCGGCGACCCGTTGCAGAGCTTCAAGGCGTTGATCCACCATCGCGCTGCCTGCCGCCCTGGAGGCGCGCTGGTTGGCCTCTTCTGGGCCAGTCCCGACGAACTAGACCGCTCGTTGGATCGCCGCAGCTTGCGACGCCTGGGGCGGGGAGGACGACCCGCTGCTTGGCTGATCCGCCACGGTCTGGGACTAGCCGATCGACTCGCCTCCATCTGGAAACTCCGCCCCGCCTTCATGATCCACTGGGCGCGGGAACTGGTGGTCGATCGCGCGGTCTTTGTGTACTGTCCTTTGCTCCACCAGGTGGTCGGCCCCCACTTGGGACCGGTGCGGCTCTTCGACAACCTGGAGGCACTCTGGAACGCGGTCGAGGTCCATCTCGATCAGGCCGGATCCCACTTCCGCTCGGCCGTCCGCGGCGGCGTCCGCGTGCGGGTTTTTCCGCAAGGGGGGTTGACCTACTGCCGGCCATCGTCGATCGTCTAA
- a CDS encoding glycerophosphodiester phosphodiesterase, whose amino-acid sequence MNPSLLALSLFAWVPANAPAITPIPNPFDPPRKAAVEYISHRGESADAPENTMAAFRLAWERDVDAIELDVHLSKDDRLVVIHDADTQRTCGVSLKVKDSTYDQLKGLDAGSWKDAKYAGEPLPLLEQVLETIPQGKRCFIEIKVGPEAVPALVKAIETSGKKPEQLAVISFNAETVAESKRRLPEIPAYFLSGFRRDKETGEWNITFDQLIELAKTLKADGLDLYYQGPFDRAAVEKVKSAGLGLYVWTVDDPEAARALIDLGIDGVTTNKARWLKEQVEAAQSK is encoded by the coding sequence ATGAATCCGTCCCTGTTGGCGCTATCCCTGTTCGCGTGGGTTCCAGCCAACGCCCCGGCCATCACCCCCATCCCAAACCCCTTCGACCCGCCCCGCAAGGCCGCGGTCGAATACATCTCCCACCGCGGCGAATCGGCCGACGCCCCCGAAAACACGATGGCTGCCTTCCGTCTGGCCTGGGAACGCGACGTGGACGCCATCGAACTGGATGTCCATCTCTCCAAGGATGATCGTTTGGTGGTGATCCACGACGCCGACACCCAGCGCACCTGTGGGGTCTCGCTCAAGGTGAAGGACTCCACCTACGACCAACTCAAGGGACTTGACGCCGGAAGCTGGAAAGACGCCAAGTACGCCGGCGAACCTCTGCCGTTGCTGGAACAGGTTCTGGAGACCATCCCCCAGGGCAAGCGCTGCTTCATCGAGATCAAGGTCGGTCCCGAGGCAGTGCCAGCGCTGGTGAAGGCGATCGAAACCTCGGGTAAAAAGCCGGAGCAACTGGCGGTTATCAGCTTTAACGCTGAGACTGTGGCCGAATCCAAGCGTCGTCTGCCCGAGATTCCCGCCTACTTCCTCTCCGGCTTCCGCCGAGACAAGGAGACGGGCGAGTGGAACATCACCTTCGACCAACTCATCGAACTGGCCAAAACGCTCAAGGCCGACGGTCTGGACCTGTATTATCAGGGGCCGTTTGACCGCGCGGCCGTCGAGAAGGTCAAGTCGGCTGGGTTGGGTCTCTACGTCTGGACCGTGGACGACCCCGAAGCCGCCCGCGCTCTGATCGACCTGGGAATCGACGGCGTGACCACCAACAAGGCGCGATGGCTCAAGGAACAGGTCGAAGCCGCTCAGAGCAAGTGA
- the carB gene encoding carbamoyl-phosphate synthase large subunit has product MPKRADIESILIIGAGPIVIGQACEFDYSGTQACKALREEGFRVVLVNSNPATIMTDPEMADRTYIEPVIPEAVADIIAVERPDAVLPTLGGQTGLNVALALADQGVLERYGCRMIGANAEAIRKAEDRQLFKKCMAEIGLECARSGLATSLEEARALRDEIGLPCVLRPSFTLGGSGGGIAFNKEEFERIAAHALELSPVHSVLVEESVIGWKEYEMEVMRDGADNAVVVCSIENFDPMGVHTGDSITVAPAQTLSDKEYQTLRDASLAILRAIGVETGGSNVQFAVDPRTGRVLVIEMNPRVSRSSALASKATGFPIAKIAAKLAVGYRLDELRNDITRETPACFEPTIDYVVTKVPRWAFEKFPEADPVLTTQMKSVGEVMAIGRTFRESLQKALRGLEVGRFGLGCDAKDPFGTPEFPTLDRIKETLSTPDANRIWTIRLALLAGMSVEQIHDLTSIDPWFLRHFVDLIERERQLRDAGSLDRVSDELMRAAKQDGFSDRQLAHLLNTDEIVVRRDRLARGIVPVYKQVDTCAAEFEAVTPYYYSTYELEDETRLGDRPRIVVLGGGPNRIGQGIEFDYCCCQAAFALRADGYEVVMVNSNPETVSTDYDTSDQLFFEPLTVEDVLNICERVKPIGLVVQFGGQTPLNLARALEAAGVPILGTSPESIDLAEDRDRFSQVLARLGLRQTPNGSAVKVEEAARIAATIGYPVLVRPSFVLGGRAMEIVYDESSLLKYMNEAVDVSSDRPVLIDKFLEDAVEVDVDAVRDATGVVVVAGVMEHIEEAGIHSGDSACAIPPHNLPPEIIAEIKRQTRLLADALEVKGLMNLQFAVKDGQVYVLEANPRASRTVPFVSKATGLNLAKVAARVMTGRTLAELGVVDDPVPGFVSVKESVFPFAKFTGVDIVLGPEMRSTGEVMGVDRSFAAAFAKAQMAAGTTLPRQGGTVFVSVANRDRPAIVPIARKLADLGFHLMATAGTARVLQSHGVSVEVVRKIHEGRPNLLDHLANDRIDLIVNTPSGKGARTDEGRIRASAVSHGVPCITTLAAARAAVSAMERLRDGGLTVYALQDLLNLSKPRT; this is encoded by the coding sequence GTGCCCAAGCGCGCCGACATTGAGTCGATTTTGATCATTGGAGCTGGGCCGATCGTGATCGGCCAGGCGTGCGAGTTCGATTATTCCGGCACCCAGGCGTGCAAGGCGCTTCGGGAGGAGGGGTTCCGAGTGGTGCTGGTCAACTCCAACCCGGCGACGATCATGACCGACCCGGAGATGGCCGACCGGACCTACATCGAGCCGGTGATTCCCGAGGCGGTGGCCGACATCATCGCGGTGGAGCGTCCCGACGCGGTGCTGCCGACCCTAGGGGGCCAAACCGGGCTCAACGTGGCGCTGGCGCTGGCGGATCAGGGGGTCCTTGAGCGTTACGGTTGCCGCATGATTGGGGCCAACGCCGAAGCGATCCGCAAGGCGGAGGATCGGCAACTCTTCAAGAAGTGCATGGCTGAGATTGGTCTGGAATGCGCTCGCAGTGGTTTGGCCACCTCGCTTGAGGAGGCCCGCGCCCTGCGCGACGAGATCGGCCTGCCCTGCGTGCTGCGTCCCAGCTTCACCTTGGGCGGCTCCGGCGGCGGCATTGCCTTCAATAAGGAGGAATTCGAGCGAATCGCAGCCCATGCCTTGGAACTCTCCCCGGTTCACTCAGTGCTGGTCGAGGAGAGCGTCATCGGCTGGAAAGAATACGAGATGGAGGTCATGCGCGACGGGGCGGACAACGCCGTGGTTGTCTGCTCGATCGAGAACTTCGACCCGATGGGGGTCCACACCGGCGACTCGATCACTGTCGCCCCGGCTCAGACCCTTAGCGACAAGGAATATCAGACCCTGCGCGACGCCTCGCTGGCGATCCTGCGGGCCATTGGGGTGGAGACCGGCGGCTCGAATGTCCAGTTTGCGGTCGATCCTCGCACCGGGCGGGTTCTGGTCATCGAAATGAACCCCCGGGTCAGCCGCTCCTCGGCCCTAGCCTCCAAGGCCACCGGCTTCCCAATTGCCAAGATCGCCGCCAAACTCGCCGTGGGCTACCGCCTCGACGAACTGCGCAACGACATCACCCGCGAAACCCCCGCCTGCTTCGAGCCGACCATCGACTACGTGGTCACCAAAGTGCCCCGCTGGGCCTTCGAGAAATTCCCCGAAGCCGATCCCGTGCTGACCACCCAGATGAAGTCGGTCGGCGAAGTCATGGCGATTGGCCGCACCTTCCGCGAGTCGCTCCAAAAGGCGCTCCGAGGTCTGGAAGTGGGACGGTTCGGCCTGGGCTGCGACGCCAAAGACCCCTTCGGAACCCCCGAGTTCCCCACCCTGGACCGCATTAAGGAAACCCTCTCGACCCCCGACGCCAACCGGATCTGGACCATCCGCCTGGCCCTTTTGGCCGGGATGTCGGTCGAGCAAATCCACGACCTGACCAGCATCGACCCCTGGTTTCTACGCCACTTCGTCGATCTCATTGAGCGGGAGCGGCAACTGCGCGACGCCGGGAGTCTGGACCGGGTCTCCGACGAGCTGATGCGCGCCGCTAAGCAGGACGGCTTCTCCGACCGCCAACTTGCTCACTTGCTCAACACCGACGAGATCGTGGTGCGGCGCGACCGCTTGGCGCGAGGAATTGTCCCGGTTTACAAACAGGTGGATACCTGCGCGGCGGAATTCGAGGCAGTGACGCCTTATTATTATTCGACGTATGAATTGGAGGATGAAACTCGCCTCGGTGACCGCCCCCGCATCGTCGTGCTGGGCGGCGGTCCCAACCGGATCGGCCAGGGGATCGAGTTCGATTACTGCTGCTGCCAAGCCGCCTTTGCGCTGAGGGCCGACGGCTACGAAGTGGTGATGGTCAACTCCAACCCCGAGACCGTCAGTACCGACTACGACACCTCGGACCAGCTGTTCTTCGAGCCGTTGACGGTCGAGGATGTCTTGAATATTTGCGAGCGGGTCAAGCCGATCGGTCTGGTAGTGCAATTCGGCGGTCAGACCCCGTTGAACCTAGCGCGGGCATTGGAGGCGGCCGGGGTGCCGATTTTGGGCACGAGTCCCGAGAGCATCGACCTGGCCGAGGATCGTGACCGCTTCAGCCAAGTTCTGGCTCGTCTGGGGTTACGCCAGACGCCCAACGGCTCGGCCGTCAAGGTCGAGGAGGCGGCCCGGATCGCCGCGACCATCGGCTACCCGGTGCTGGTCCGCCCCAGCTTCGTGCTGGGCGGGCGGGCGATGGAGATTGTCTACGACGAATCCAGTCTGCTCAAATATATGAATGAAGCCGTCGATGTTTCGTCCGACCGTCCAGTGCTGATCGACAAATTCCTGGAGGACGCTGTCGAGGTCGATGTGGACGCGGTGCGCGACGCCACTGGCGTGGTGGTGGTCGCCGGGGTCATGGAACACATCGAGGAGGCCGGCATTCACTCCGGCGACTCGGCTTGCGCCATTCCCCCCCACAACCTCCCTCCCGAGATCATCGCCGAAATCAAGCGGCAAACCCGCCTGCTGGCCGACGCTCTGGAAGTCAAGGGTCTCATGAATCTTCAATTCGCCGTCAAAGATGGTCAAGTGTATGTCCTTGAGGCCAACCCACGGGCCTCGCGGACCGTGCCGTTCGTCTCGAAGGCAACCGGCCTGAATTTGGCCAAGGTGGCCGCGCGGGTGATGACCGGGCGGACCCTGGCCGAACTGGGGGTCGTTGACGACCCGGTGCCCGGCTTCGTCTCAGTCAAGGAGAGCGTCTTCCCCTTCGCCAAGTTCACCGGGGTGGACATCGTGCTGGGGCCGGAGATGCGTTCCACTGGCGAGGTTATGGGGGTCGATCGCAGCTTCGCGGCCGCCTTCGCCAAAGCGCAAATGGCCGCGGGCACGACCTTGCCGCGTCAGGGAGGCACGGTGTTCGTCTCGGTGGCCAACCGCGACCGGCCGGCGATCGTGCCGATCGCCCGCAAGCTGGCCGACCTGGGCTTCCACCTCATGGCCACTGCCGGTACCGCCCGCGTGTTGCAAAGTCACGGCGTGAGCGTCGAGGTGGTCCGCAAGATTCACGAAGGTCGGCCCAACCTGCTCGACCATCTGGCCAACGACCGCATTGATTTGATTGTGAACACTCCCAGTGGTAAAGGCGCGCGCACCGATGAGGGCCGCATCCGCGCCTCGGCGGTCAGCCACGGGGTGCCCTGCATCACCACTCTGGCTGCGGCCCGCGCGGCGGTCTCGGCGATGGAACGGCTCCGCGACGGTGGCCTGACGGTTTACGCCCTCCAGGATCTCCTCAACCTGAGCAAGCCGCGAACGTGA